The Synechococcus sp. HK05 genomic interval ACCCGTCTCAAGAAGCTTCTGGCAGAAGCTGAGTTGGAGGAGGCGATGCTCAAGGAGTTGGCCGAGGGAAACTTCTGAGCCCGGAACGACGCCGCAGGGCCGTAGTGGCCCTGCGGCGTCGTTCCGGGTATCGGAGCGGTTCGCCTGCAGGGTGGTGAGCCAACACCACAGCACCCAGCGGCATGCCGGCAAGGTTGTCAACATCGAGGAGGCCGAGCTGGGGCAACGGCTCCGAGAGATCGCAGCCGAGGACATCCGTTGGGGCCGGCGGATGGCGTACCGCATGCTCAGGCGGGAAAGGTAGTTGGTGAACCACAAGCGCGTGCACCGCCTTTGGCGGAAGGAGGATGTCCCGTGTCAATCAGGTTGATGTGTGGCGTCAATCTGATTGACCGGTGGGTCCGGCTGTTCTGATCCCTCCTGGCGGCTGAGAACGCTGTTGGGATCGTGATCGTGACCAGGCTGTCGCGACGCGTCAATCAAGTTGTGGGTTGCGCGTCAATCTCACGCCAGCTGGCCCCGTTGTCGTGTCGCCGCCTTGCTTCTGCTCGGCTGCAGCGTTGGTGGTGTTGATCGTGACCGCCATGACGCTCGCGTCAATTACGTAGGCGGGTCGATTGCATCGCTAGAAACCCGTGCAGCAGCTGCTTTCTGCCGGTAGCTATCACCCTTGATGCCCACGATGTAGCAGTGGTGCACCAGCCGGTCCACCGCCGCCACGGTCATCGATCCACTGGGGAAGATCTCGTCCCACTCCCTGAACGGCTGGTTGGAGGTCACCAGCAGGGATTTGCGCTCGTAGCGATGGCAGATCAGCTCAAACAGCACCGAGGTCTCGAGCTCGTTGCGACGCACGTAGGAGATGTCGTCGATCACCAACAGGCTGTAGCGATCCAGCTTCTGGATCAGCGCCGGCAGCTCATAGCTGGCCTTGGCCTTCTGCAGCAGCTGCACCAGGGCCGTGGCAGGAAAGAAGCGGCAGGCCTGGTCCTGCTCGATCATCGCCATCATGATCGCAATGGCCAGGTGGGTTTTGCCCACACCGCTTGGTCCAAACAGCAGCAGGTTCTCGGCCTGTAGCAGCCAGGTGTGGCTGCGGGAGCGGACCTGGAGCTCCTGCCAGTGCTTGGGTTCGAGGTGCTGGTGATCAAAGCCATCCAGTCCCTTTTGCCACGGGAGATGCGCCTCGCGCAGTAAGCGTTGGCGCCGGGCAATCAGGCGGTGGTCAACCTCCTGCTCACAGAGGGCATAGAGGAACTGGGCCGGGCTCCAGCCTTCTGCCTCAGCTTGCTGGCAGAGCGGCTGCCAGTGGCTGCGAAAGCGCGCGAGTTTCAGCTGTTTGAGCAGGAGTGGCAAGGCCGCTTCCACCGCCTGCGAGCGGGGAACCGGAGAGGAGGTGGTCATAGGAGGCCAGCAGGTGTTGGGGGATCACGGGATCAGGCAGGGCGCTGCGACGCGGCGGCACCCGGAAGCGCTGCTGCAACAGCGAGAGAGACAGAGCCTTGCGTTGATGGGCTTTCTGCAGGAAGGCGAGCACCAGCTCAAAGGACGCCACCCGCACGGCCACATACAGCGCCTCAACCAAGGGCCTCCGGCCCACTCCGCTTCGCTTCGTATACAAGCGAGCAGCGCCGTCATGGTCACCGCCAGCGAGCAGGTGCTGCCAGAAGTCCCACCAGCGCTGGTCGGGGAAGAGGTGGCGCTGGTAGCGGCAATGGAGCAGCGCCCTCGGTTTGGCACGCAGGCCGTCGATCAAGTGCTCCAGATCGATGCACCAGGCGCGCTTCTCGCCGGAGTCGCCATAGGCACGTGGGAGCTGGCAAACCCAGTCGCGACCGAGGTAGACGACCAGCCGGTCATGGTGCAACAGCACCGCAACCTGACGGCCAATCAGGCTTGGCGGAACGGAGTAGACAACCTGGCGCTCCTCAATCGTGCTGGTGCTCCGCACCCGCACCGTCAGCAGCTCGTAGTCCGCAAAGCGGAAGGCTGGCAACGCTGAGAGGTGTTCCAGCTCCTGCTCATAGCGCCGCTGGCGCCGGGCGTTGAGGGCGCTGAACACCTCCGCCAGCAGTTCGCCATATTCGGCGGGTTCCTCGAAATCGCAGCTGCCGCGCAGGATCAGCTTTTGCTCCAGCCGCCGTTTCACGTGGCCGTGCGGTGCCTCGATGATCCCGTTTTCATGGGCCACGCCGCGGTTGTTACGGCTGGCGCTCAGGCCGTAGTGAGCGCAGAGCGCCTGGTAGCGAGGGGTGTGTCGAGGGCGTAGCTGCCGTCACGGTTCCGGCTGGCGGCCGATAGGCGATCCGTGCGCAGTTCTTTTGGCACCCCACCGCAGGCAGCCAGGGCGTTTTGCAAACCCTCGGCGAGCGCCACAAAGCTCTCGCCGCCATGGATCACCTGGCCGTAAGCCCAGCCGCTCCACGCCAGGCGGTAGTGGAACAGCAGGTGCGGAAACGGTTCTCCCCGCAGGGTGATGTCCACCCGCTTGACCTTGGTGAAATCACAGAAGCCGATCTCGCCGGGCTGATACGCCAGCGGGAACATCACCTCAGGCGCCGGGCCATGGAGGGCCTTCCATTGCTGCACACGCCGCTGGAGCGTGCGTTTCACCGAACTCCACTCCTGATCTGGCATTTGCTCCTGCAGATGCTCCAGCAGCGTGGTGGGCGTGAGGGCCGGATGGTGTTCAAGCAGGGGCAGCAGCAACGGCTCCCACACCGCCGCCAATGGGTCAGCGCGTCGTCTGCCGCGGGGCTTGGCGGACTTGGGTTGCAAGCGACCGGAGTCGATCCGGTGAGCACTGCTCGCCGAAATGCCCGCCGCTGCGGCAGCCACCTCCTGGCGGCTGCCGGCTCGTCGTTTGGACATGTACAGCGCAATCTGTTGAGCGGTGAGGGGAGCAGGCATGACCCGGTGCCCTGCGCATGGCAACCGGATTCAGCGCAACCCCTCCAGAGCGGTCAACCTGTTTGGCGCGACCCCTCAACCTGATTGTCGTCGGACACCCGTACCAGGTGTAGGCCATGGACGTCCAGTTCAACGCCACCGCCGATGGTCGGCGACTGAAGTTCCTGAACGAGATGGATGAGAACAGCCGTTTGTACCTGGCGATGCGTGTGGGTCGGCGTTGTAACGCCAAGGATGTGATGGCCGTGATGGAGGAGGACACCAGCCTCTATCAACCGCCGGCATCATCCGCATCGACAACGGCCCCGAGTTCATTGTCCACGCGCTCAGAACTTGGTGCAAGAACAGCGGCACAGCCACCACCTACATCGAGCCAGGCTCGCCATGGCAGAACGGCATTGTTGAATCCTTCAACAGACGGTTCAGGGATGAATACCTCATCGTCACGGATCCTGAGGCCCAGGGCTTGGCCATTCGCTGGCGCTGGGAGTACAACACCCTCAGGCCCCCATTCAGCTCTCCAGGGGGGTACGCCCCTGGAGGCAGATCAAGCAGCTGCTGCATGACCACTCACTCTCATTGCTCCTGGACCATGAAGGGGGTCACGTCATCAGGAATTTGAGGGCTCGCCAATCCATGGTCTGATCGAATTGAAAATGAGTGGCCAAATGTGGTGGGGATACTCGGCCCGAACAGTTCCCATTTGCCACCGGAAGGCCTCGATCGCTTGCGTAGGCGCGTAGGGACACTGCCGCAGCCCCTCCTCCTGCTAGATGCGTTGCACCCGCTTGTGATTGATGCTCGAGCCATCCACCGGGGCCGCCTGCACTGAAGCCGGCGCCCCAACGCACGTGGCACTGGGCAAGGTCCCGAATTCGCCTGCGCATTTTCTGCTCCTCGATCGCTGACACCGTGTTGGGTATGCGGTTCTGGCCCGCCAGACGGCAGCGACGTCACTGAGACAACCGATATCGATCCTGCAGAAGGGATACGTCTCTGCGGCGTCGCTCCAGGCAAAGAATTTGCCTTCACAAGCGCCTTAAGCATTGCCGTGTCGAGCTCAGCGTCAGCCAGCAAGCGCGTGAGGCGGGCATTCTCCTGATCCAACTCCTTCAAGCGTTTTGCCTCTGTAGCCTTCATCCAACAGTAGAGCCGATGCCAGCGGTGAAAGTTCGGAGCCGATTCCTTAAGGGAGCGACAGAAATCAGCGAGAGTATGGCATTGGTTGAGGAGCTGCTCAGCAGTTCGAAGATTGCGGTTGATATTGTCGGGTGTATATAGTTTGGATTTTTGGAGCTTCTCACGGCCAAGTCTTGACGGATGGAAAGCTGACATAAGAGCTAATTCAGTTTCTTGATTCCAAGTCAGGCCAGTGCAACGTTTGCGTCTACAAGGTCGACAGTAGAAGCAGCGCCATATATTTTTACGCCCTCAGTAGCCACCTGGAGCCGTGCCGCGATCACCAGGGTATCCCTGTGGAGCAACTGATGTATAAGAGACAGAATATGCAGTAACTGGCCATTGTCCAACATTGACAAACTGGGCAGCGATGGATGTGACCGAAGGACTGATTGACTAATAAAGAAAAGGCGGAGGTTTGAAGAAGGTGACAGTGGGCAATACGTTGAAAGGCATGAGTAAGCGAGGCTGGCAAGAAATTGAATGCTATACCACGGAGGGGTGAGGTTAGTTGTCAGGGGGTGGTGGGGCTGAGCTAGATAGGTTTTACGCGGTGATTGGCGTCCCATCAAGAAGCCGCCTCAAAGGGCGGCCATAAAAGCCCCTCCGAGAAGGGGCTTGAATTAAAACAT includes:
- the istB gene encoding IS21-like element helper ATPase IstB, with the protein product MPLLLKQLKLARFRSHWQPLCQQAEAEGWSPAQFLYALCEQEVDHRLIARRQRLLREAHLPWQKGLDGFDHQHLEPKHWQELQVRSRSHTWLLQAENLLLFGPSGVGKTHLAIAIMMAMIEQDQACRFFPATALVQLLQKAKASYELPALIQKLDRYSLLVIDDISYVRRNELETSVLFELICHRYERKSLLVTSNQPFREWDEIFPSGSMTVAAVDRLVHHCYIVGIKGDSYRQKAAAARVSSDAIDPPT
- a CDS encoding integrase core domain-containing protein; its protein translation is MVHALRTWCKNSGTATTYIEPGSPWQNGIVESFNRRFRDEYLIVTDPEAQGLAIRWRWEYNTLRPPFSSPGGYAPGGRSSSCCMTTHSHCSWTMKGVTSSGI